Proteins from one Pongo abelii isolate AG06213 chromosome 19, NHGRI_mPonAbe1-v2.0_pri, whole genome shotgun sequence genomic window:
- the RFNG gene encoding beta-1,3-N-acetylglucosaminyltransferase radical fringe yields MSRARGALCRACLALAAALAALLLLPLPLPRAPAPARTPAPAPRAPPSRPAAPSLRPDDVFIAVKTTRKNHGPRLRLLLRTWISRARRQTFIFTDGDDPELELQGGGRVINTNCSAVRTRQALCCKMSVEYDKFIESGRKWFCHVDDDNYVNPRSLLHLLSSFSPSQDVYLGRPSLDHPIEATERVQGGRTVTTVKFWFATGGAGFCLSRGLALKMSPWASLGSFMSTAEQVRLPDDCTVGYIVEGLLGARLLHSALFHSHLENLQRLPPDTLLQQVTLSYGGPENPHNVVNVAGGFSLHQDPTRFKSIHCLLYPDTDWCPRQKQGAPTSR; encoded by the exons ATGAGCCGCGCGCGTGGGGCGCTGTGCCGGGCCTGCCTCGCGCTGGCCGCGGCCCTGGCCGCGCTGCTATTACTGCCGCTGCCGCTGCCCCGCGCGCCCGCCCCGGCCCGGacccccgccccggccccgcgcGCGCCCCCATCCCGGCCTGCCGCCCCCAGCCTGCGGCCCGACGACGTCTTCATCGCGGTCAAGACCACCCGGAAGAACCACGGGCCGCGCCTGCGGCTGTTGCTGCGCACCTGGATCTCCCGGGCCCGCCGGCAG ACGTTTATCTTCACCGACGGGGACGACCCTGAGCTCGAGCTCCAGGGCG GTGGCCGTGTCATCAACACCAACTGCTCGGCGGTGCGCACCCGTCAGGCCCTCTGCTGCAAGATGTCCGTGGAGTACGACAAGTTCATTGAGTCCGGGCGCAA GTGGTTCTGCCACGTGGATGATGACAATTATGTGAACCCCAGGAGCCTCCTGCATCTGCTCTCCAGCTTCTCACCCAGCCAGGACGTCTACCTGGGGCGGCCCAGCCTGGACCACCCCATCGAGGCCACCGAGAGGGTCCAGGGTGGCAGAACT GTGACTACGGTGAAGTTCTGGTTTGCTACTGGTGGGGCCGGTTTCTGCCTCAGCAGAGGCCTTGCTCTCAAGATGAGCCCATGGGCCAG cctgggcagcttcATGAGCACAGCTGAGCAGGTGCGGCTGCCGGATGACTGCACAGTGGGCTACATCGTGGAGGGACTCCTGGGCGCCCGCCTGCTGCACAGCGCCCTCTTCCACTCTCACCTGGAGAACCTGCAGAGGCTGCCGCCGGACACCCTGCTCCAGCAG GTTACCTTGAGCTATGGGGGTCCTGAGAACCCACATAACGTAGTGAACGTGGCTGGAGGCTTCAGCCTGCATCAGGACCCCACACG GTTTAAGTCTATCCACTGCCTTCTCTACCCAGACACGGACTGGTGTCCCAGGCAGAAGCAGGGCGCCCCGACCTCTCGGTGA